The region AATCGGGTTTCATTGACGACACCTGTGCCTTTGTGTTCATGCCAGCCAGCTTCAATATGTACCACCTGTTCGACCTGATAATGACCAATATCCTGTTTGTAATGGGCAGGCAGATAAGGTGCGGTAATGTGTTCAGTCAGACCTATCGTCTCAATAATCGGTTTTGGATTCAGGAGGCGCACCATACGGTCCAGCAGGCGGGGATACTTACCAAACAGTTTGACTGCCAGTGCTGCTGCATGAGGGGTGTGATATGGATCCCATTGATGGATATGTGGGTCGATGATAGGGAAATTGAGCTGCATGACTTTCCTTGTTGTTATTGGAATAATTCTTATCGCTATATAGAAGTAAAATAATACAGGCGTCAATGCAGAAAGTTAATCTAAAATTGCCAGGCATAAAAAAAGCCCCGAAGGGCTAAGCATTAATGATCGTGGTCATGATCATGTTTATGCTTATTGGCATGGAATTCTTCGTTATGACGGAAACGTAAGTAGTTTTCAAACTGCTCGCAGTACTCGTCATAATTGTCTTCCAGCATCATCTGGAACTGCTGAAGAACGTAAGACATCACCTGATCTTTGGCATCACGCATTTCATTGCCATCTTTGAAATTGTTGGCTGCCACCCAGGTATTAAAACGGGCAGTCGCAAACAGCATCGAAGCGCTGACCTGACCGCGTTTTTCACTCGGGCTTTCCTGTGAGCCTTTTTCTACGCGGCTGAACTCGTTGGCTTGCTTGATAAATTCATCAGCACGTTCAAAGAATGCAGCATTTAACGCTTCTTCTTCGGTTACATCGGTCGCTTCAATCTTTTGAACCATGAATTTTTCCTGACACTAAAATCTTAATCGACTCATTATAGGCAAAGCCTTGCAGAAACTAAACCTTTGCCTTAATCTAAAAATAGCCTAAGCATAAAAATGTGATTCCCATGCAAGATGCAATTGCTGTACAAAGCCTGAAAAGTGACATTGCCTTATTACGCCAAAATATCTGGCCTCCGGTAAATCTGGCCAATGTCGAAGGGCTGCCAATTTACTATGGCAGCAAGTCACAGGTGGAAGAATATTATCGTCAGTGGACTGGTCTGATTGAAAGGGCACAGGATCTGTTTCAGCCCTTTATGGAAGATGAAGTGCTGGATGCGGTTCATTTGCCGAGCCACCTAAATCTGCCATTATTCTATTTTCATGTCGATCGTATCCGGATCAATAAAACCCGTGCCAAAGAATCAAAAACTTTTCGTGGCATTGCCAGTCTGATAGAAAAATGCGGTCAATTTGAGCCGGCGCAGATTCAGGCAATGCAACGCTGGTTAGACAGTGATGAGACAGCAGCATTGGTGGCACATCGTGAATTTGTTGATTTGCGCACTTATGTGTTTCAACACGGGCAAAGTGAATATACTCGGACTCGATTCTATGTGAATGGTATTGTCCTGAGCGTAGAGCAGCATTTCGAACTGGTAGATGCACGAGATAAGCCACGTAAACAGCGCAGTGACAGTTATAACGATCCGCTTGCCGATAACAATACCTGGAAAGTGTACGGTAAATATCGTTAAGTGTTTATTAGGGTTCTTTCATAAATCATTTTTGAATCACTGTAATGGAAATTCCCTCATCCTCTTGCGAAGTAACACTTCTCATCCCAGAGGTAGAAGGAACTTTCAATATCCATTTAAATATGAATATAACGATCATTTCTTAATTTATGAAAGATATCTATTGATCTATTTTTTCCAGAAAGGCTGTACTTGAGCAAATTGCTGTAACTCTACCTGAATTTCCTTTTGCAGTCGCTGTTGCTCCGCATATAACCAGCCAAGCACAAACCAGGCTTTAGGTTTTCGTTTCGCATAAGGCTGATACAGGCTTTCTGCAACATGCAGGTCATTAAATTGCCCTAGACTTTCCTGTAACGGTTTTAAAGCCTTGATATAGTTTTTCACCTGTTTGGCCGGAAACAGGTTATGCAGAAATTCGGTGTTATAGCGTAAACGCTTTACCCGCTTACGGGTACGATGCTGATCTTCAATTGCGAGCTCACAAAACTGTTCGGCATCGGCGCAGATTTGCTGATGTAATTTGCTTAGACGCTTATACAGCACACGAATATCTGTACTGATCTGTTTAGGTTCAGCCTCACTATAACGGAGTAAGTCCAGTATCAGATAATTGGTTTCTGGCTCTCGGAACACCTGTTCTACTTGAATATTTTCTTCTGTTGCCGGTGGTAAGGTCAGGACTGGTGATCCGGCAGCTTCAAGTTGTGGCAATAAACTTTCTGCCAGGGCATCCCGATCGCGTGCTGCACCGAGTTGCTGAAAAATCTCAGTCAGTTGTTCCACCCAAATTAGAGGAATTTCTAGCTCATCGACATTAAAAAAGCGTAAGGCACTGCGCAGACGACGGATAGCGACCCGAGCTTGATGAATATGTTCACTGTCATAATGTTCAGTAGACAGCGCCGTCGCATTAGGAAGTAGGTGTTGCAAGGTATTTCTAATAATTTTCTGCAACATGCCATGTAGGCTATCATTCTTGCTTAACTCAAGTGGCATTTGATGTTGAGCAGGTGTAATACTGCTGCCTTCAATCAAGGCATAGCCACGATCTGACTTGCTGCGGCTGTCCAGCCATAAATCATAACGCTGGATCCAGGGCTGTACAAATTCGATCAGTTCACTAAGTTGTCCCTGTTTTAGTTCAAATTCCAGCTCATAGATGGCAATAAATTCTGTACCATGCCGGATTTCACCTTGATCAAACGCAATTTCAATCACGCTGTTTTTATAGTTTTCTACATGAATAGAACGCTGCACTTCGGTTTCAAATTGCAGAATTAAAGGAGTTTTTAATGAGCCTAATGCTTCTTTGAGCAGTTCACTGACTTCAGGATAACTTTTATAGTGTTTGAGCTCACATTGTTCTGGCTGTTCTTTTCCTAACTCAAATTCCACTTCCAGACGCTCAAAAGGCTGTTTCCCGGGAGCTTTAAGAGTCTGTAGCCAGATTTCATTTTCCAGGCGCTGCCGTAAAGCAATCGCATGTTCGCGCAGTTGTAAATCAGCCGTATCAAAATAACGAGCCCAGAGATTATTACGCACTAGCGTTAAACTGGCAAAGTCTTGTTGCAGCTGTGCGTGCATGTGAGAAGGGACTTGGAATTTGAGTTCGATTTCTGCCATCGGGTGCTTCTCCTCGATACGGCTTTTAATACTTATAATAGTGAATATAGCCCAAAGAGATGGGAAAAGATAAGCTACAAATGCAACAAAAAAGCACCTCTGTGGCAGAAGTGCTTTAGGATAGATTTTCTACAACTCTAATAAAATTTGCTAAAGCGACTTTATTTTAAAAACTTGCGGCTCACCAGGAACTGTTCTGTGGCTTCTAGCAGTTTTTGTGCATAAACTTCCTGTTTGGCAGTCAGCCAGCCCAGGACAAACCAGTCACTGGCTTCAAGCTCGGTCTGTTGAATATATACTGCAGAGGAGGCCAGGATTTGGTATTCGGCTGCTGCTAGCTGCGCATCATTCAGCGCCTTGCTGTATTTTTGAAGATTTTTCACATCATAAATAGAAGTCAGAATTGGAAAGCTGAACTTCAGCTCCTGAATACGCACCGCAAGCAGATCCAGTTGTTCAAAATCATGGATTTCAGTCTGGTTCATCTGCTCTTGTAAAGCTTTATATTGCTGTTGCAAAGTTGCCTGCGCGACAGTCCTTAAATCCTGCGTATTTTTGATATCTTCTGTCAGGCTAAAGATCAGCAGTTCCAGATAGTGATGCACATTTTGTGTCGACTTCACCAGATTACCCAGTTTTTCCTTGGCATATAAAATGTCTTTATTTAGGTTTTCTGCTGTGGTCGGATTCTGTAAAAAGGCGGCTAAGGTGCTTTGCATATGCTGTAAATGCTGCAAATGTTCAAACTGCTTTTTAAACGCTTCCAGCTGATGTGCCCATTTGTCTGAAATGCCAGAATGCCAGTTTTTAAATAAAAGAACGCTTAGATACAAATGCTCGAGTGCCTGCTGAGCCTGATCGATATGCTCCTGTTTTGCTACCTGTGCCGAGATTGCTGCGATATTTGGCAGTAAATGCTGCATCTGCTGGGCAATCAGGCTGCATAAAGCTTTGGCTGCACTATCTTTTTTGCTGAGCTGGAATTCTTTGGCTTGGACTGCCGGGCTGACTTTTTGCTGAGTTGCAAGCAGGTTACCGATTTCTGCCTTGCTGCGGACATCGAGCCATAGTTGATATTTCTTGACCCATTCAAAGCTGAAAGCCAATAACTGTTCAACTGAACCGCTTTTTAGTTCAAATTCAACCTCATGCACTTCCTGTTCGGCTTCCAAGGTCCGGATGGCGCCGACATCGAGCGCAACCTCAATTTCAGTGCCTTCATATTCAATCACACGCAAGGTACGGGCAATATCTGTTTCAAACTGTAGCTTGAGCTGGTTGACCTGATCACCCAGTGCGTGATTTAAAATCTTCTGTGCTTCTGGTGCAGCGGCATAAATATCCAGATCCAGTTCAGGTGTCCGTTCCAGTTCACCTAAGTCATGATTATGTTCAAAACGTTCAATATGGCTTTTACCTGCGGCTTTTAGGGTTTGTACCCAGCGTGTGCCTTCCAGGCGCTGACGCAGGGCTACGCCATTTCTCGAGAGCAGACGGTCTTCGGTATCATAGTATTTGGCTTGCAGTTGAATCTGTTCGGATTTCTTTGGATCAAGTGCCTTTAACAGCGCATTGCGACGCGCTGCAGGAATCTGAAATTTAAGTTCAACTTCAACCATGATAAATGTCCTGTTTGTGCTGTCCATAAAGGTGATAGACAGAGCTGATGATGCTTTGCATATGTTGTGAAATTGAGCGCATGCACGCAGCAATCATGTTTTTAATTTTTAAGTCGAAGATTGTAACCAAAATCATTTTTTTAGTAAGACTTGACCGGGCTAGAAAAATCATGAACCTGTTTAAATTGATAGAATTTATTCATACCTAAGCAGTTGAAAGCATGCTAGATTCAAGGAAAATTAAACATAGCTGAGAAATCTCGCTGCATGAAATCGCACTTTTAAATGTTTAAATAATGCGCTAATGTGAAATTAAAAATATCAGGATGATGCCATGAATGCACAAGTAGAACCTAAAGCGAATTTGACGCTAGCAGTTAGCCAGCCAATGCCGATCCGTGATTATCATGAATTTTATCGTTTTTATCTGACTGAACACCGCAATATGATGAGTCGTCGTCTGCATGTGGCAGGGAGTAGCATCGGGCTGTGTTTCTTTGGTAAGGCGATCATACAGCGTAAACCTAAATATTTTCTCTATGGACTGGCCTCCGGTTATGCCTGTGCTTGGATCGGACATTTTATTTTTGAGAAAAACAAGCCTGCCAGCTTTAAGCAGCCGTTATATAGTTTTATCTCGGATTGGCGTATGTTTGCTGATGTTCTGCGTGGCAATATCAGCCTGATTAGCCGTGATAAGGACAAGATTCCCAGTTAAAACAGGTTAAAAAATAAAAAAATTTATCGACGGGTCATCAAAATTACATGAAAACGCTTGCAAGCTTAGAGCTAATGTTCTAATAATTAATGCGTTGTTTGATGGTAATCTTTTACCAAAGGATATAACAGCCAGAATTACACAGTTTTCCATGCCTGGAGTGACCTTCTCCGGGCTTTTTTTATGTCTGAAATTCGATAATATGAAATGAAGAATTAGCTGACATTCTGCAATTTTCCTAAAAGTTGGGTGTATAAAATCAGGATGTCAAATGAGAGATTCACCACTGATGATTATTTTTATTTGATTTATTGAAGTTCAAATATCTGATATGAGTTATCCCTGAAATTATTAATTTTACCCATTAAATGAACTGGTTATTTTCATACTGCATTCTTTGTATTTGATTACTAGATCTCTTTCATAAATCAAAAAATGATCGGTATATCCATATTTAAATGGATATTGAAAGTTCCTTCTCCCTCTGGGATGAGAAGTGTTACTTCGCAAGAGGATGAGGGGATTTCTTAGAAAAAACCTCTCCCTGAGGAGCATGCTCCGCAAGTCTCCTACAAGGAGAGGGAATTTCCTTTGCAGTGATTTAAAAATGATTTATGAAAGAACCCTACTGAAATATAGCCTTAGATAGGCATGTATGGTGTTATCAAGCTCCTGATTATGCCTATAATAGCTTATGTATTTTGAATGGCGGCAGTCATGCGCGGTTTGTATTTAATTACCAATGATGATCCAATTGAACTTCTTCTCGCGAAACTTGAAGGTGCGATGGCAACTTATGAAGTTGCAGTACTTCAGTATCGTCGTAAAAAAGTGGCGAAAGAAAATCAGGCTTATGAAATCGAATATATGAAACAAATGTGCGAACAATATAAAGTTCCATTTGTGATTAATGATGATTTAGAAACTGCGGTGAAATATGGCGTAGGTGTACATTTGGGTCAGGGTGATGGCTCAATTCAGGAAGCTGTTGAACGTTTGCCTAAAAACGTGTTGATTGGTCGTAGTTGTAACAACTCGCTTGAGCTTGCCGAACAAGCCATTGCTGATGGTGCAAATTATGTGGCGTTTGGTGCGATCTATGCGACTGACACCAAGCCAGAAGCAGGCAATATTGGTTTAGACACTTTAAAACAAGCCAAAGCACAATTGAACGTACCCATCTGTGCAATTGGTGGCTTAACTGTTGAAAACTCGAAAGAGGTGATTGAGGCAGGTGCGGATCTTTGTGCGGTTATTAGCGATGTTTTAGGTCGTTCAATGTCTACTGTTGGTCAACGTGTGTATGACTGGTCAGAACTATTTGCTGAACAAGTTTAATTTTTTTTATTTCTTATCTTATTTTTTTTGAGTTGAGTGATTCTCATGAGTTTATCTCCAAAGCAAGAACAACTATTTAAACAAGCCAATAAACATATTCCAGGTGGCGTAAACTCACCTGTACGTGCTTTTAACGGTGTAGGCGGTACGCCAGTCTTTATCGAAAAGGCACAAGGTGCTTATCTATACGATGTTGATGGTAAACGTTATGTGGACTATGTTGGTTCATGGGGCCCAATGATTTTGGGTCATGCGCATCCAGCGATTATTAAAGCTGTTCAGGATGCTGCGGTAGATGGCTTAAGCTTTGGTGCACCGACGGTTCATGAAACGACTTTGGCGGATATCATTTGCGATATCATGCCATCAATTGAACTGGTTCGTATGACCAACTCAGGTACTGAAGCAACGATGACTGCGATCCGTCTGGCACGTGGTTATACTGGCCGTGATAAGATAGTGAAGTTTGAAGGTTGTTACCACGGTCACTCGGATTCACTTCTTGTAAAAGCAGGTTCAGGGCTTTTGACCAAAGGCGAGGGCGAAGCGACTTCTGCGGGCGTACCAGCGGACTTTGCCAAACATACCTTAACACTTCCATATAATGACATCGCTACCTTAAAAGAATGCTTTGCCAAGTTCGGTTCTGAAATTGCGGGTGTGATTGTTGAGCCTGTGGCAGGTAACATGAACCTGGTGAAACCGATTGACGGGTTTCTTCAAGCCATTCGTGATGTATGTGATGAGCATGGTTCAGTTTTCATTATTGATGAAGTGATGACAGGTTTCCGTGTCGGTCTTGGCGGTGCTCAGGCACATTACGGCGTAACTCCTGATTTGACCACTTTAGGTAAAATCATCGGTGCAGGTCTGCCAGTGGGTGCATTCGGAGGCAAACGTGAAGTAATGGAATGCATCGCACCGCTTGGCAAGGTGTATCAAGCAGGTACTTTATCAGGTAACCCACTGGCAATGCGTGCTGGCATTGAGATGTTTAAACATCTGCGTCAAGAAGGTTTCTATGAGAAATTAACTGCGCAACTTGAGAAACTGCTGGTTGGTTTACAAGCGGCTGCGGATGAAGCAGGCATTCCATTCAAGACGCAACAAGTCGGTGGTATGTTTGGCCTGTACTTTACGAATCAGGAGGATATCACCAGCTTCGATTCAATGCTGAAGTGTGATGTAGAAGCCTTCAAAAAATTCTTCCATGGCATGTTAAGTCGTGGTGTTAACCTGGCTCCATCGGCATTTGAAGCAGGATTTATTTCAGCTGCACATAGTGATGAAGATATCGAATTCACGATTCAAGCGGCTAAAGAAACTTTTGCTGAGATGAAGGCTTAATTCATCATTTTTTAAATCCTCTCTTGTACGACTTAAAATGGATTTTTCTAATTCTAGTGCAAGAGAGAATTTCTAACATATTTGAAATAGTTTTCCCTCTCCCTTGCGTAGCAGTGCTACTCATCTCCTAAAGGAGAGGGCTTTCATCTATCGAATAGAAATGAAAATTTAAAGACTTCTTACTGTATTCTTGCGCCCTATATGGCTCAGGGTTAGGGGAAATTTAAATTTAAAATAGAGAAAATTAAAGATGCAAACCAAACACTATTTGACTTTAAGCGATGCTGAATTTCTATTAAATGAAGCACACCAATATGCGATTCAGAATAACTTTAATGTCAGCATTGCGGTCGTAGATGAAACTGGTAATTTGCTTGCAATGAAGCGTATGGATGGTGCTTCGCCTATGACGGCTAACTTATGTCTGGAAAAAGCAAAATGTTCTGCGATTAGCCGCCGTCCATCTAAACTGTTTGAAGATATTATTAAAGGCGGTCAGATGGGTTTTCTGACCATGGATACATTTTCAGGCATGTTAGAAGGCGGTGAACCGATTATGTATGAAGGGCAATTGGTCGGTGCAATGGGTGTTTCCGGTGTGAGATCACTCCAAGATGCTGAGGTTGCGCAAAAGGCGATTGAGACGTTTTTGGCACAGGTGAATGGATCAGTATAAGTCTTACTCATACATCACTTTTAAAGTCTAAATGGACGACATCAATGTTCCGCTTCAAAGCCCGAATCACATGATTTGGGTTTTTTTATATTAGGTATGAATAAATTTTGACTCAAAAAGATCATTTCGGATAAGGTGTTATGTCCATTTTCGGTCAATTAAAGCGTAGAAATGTACTTAAATCTCAACAACAAAAAATTTGTAAATGCGAAAAATACATCAAATGGTGAAGTGACTGGTGAGACGGTTTTTAACTATTCTCAAGTGGGAGAGCGTATAGAGGCGACTTACTCAGGTGGTAGCATTCAGTATGGGCACTTGCTCGGTTTTATGACATCCAAGAACACCTTTAGGATGGCATATCATCATATTAATGAGATGAATGAGTTGCGTATAGGTGAATGCCAGACTGAGATTGGAAGGCAAGCCAATGGGAAAATTCAGTTAATCGAAAAGTGGCAATGGCGTAATGGTGATTGTTCTACAGGTGAATCAATTCTGATTGAAATTTAAGTATTGCAATACGATGCTTTGATTCGATATGAGCTCGGTTTCAAATAAACATTTTCACTCGGGAAAAGTGGTAGGTGTATTCCTGTAATGCGAAAGTGCAGAGGCTAACACTTATCATTTTTCTACATCTAAGTTAGCATAAGGGTAATTTGTACACATTATTTGATGAATATTCTCCCATGCTTTACCCCATGCCCAAAAAAATCCAGTTTGCTCCTTCCCAAGCCAAATGGCAGCTGTCCTCAACCCAATCTGTTTTGGTACTGGTAGGCCTGCAAAACCTAAGGATGATGGCAGGCATACAAGACAGCGACCTCATGACCCATCTGATTCAGATCAGCAATAAGGCTAAGGCACTGGATATTCCCATTGTTGACCTGTATGGAGATGACCTGATTCAAGGCATGCAACAACTTGGTGAATATGCCTCAACACATCCGCAACTGATTTTTGCCGGACAGATCACACCGATGCTGAAACAGATTTTGCCACACTTGCAGAGTGTGACTGAGCAAATTTGCGTGATTGATGATGCGATACTGTTGTCAAATCAGGAACAGCATATTCAGTGGATTGATAATATTTCAGCACAAGGTTTGCATCATATGAATAGCTATAGCCTGACCCGATTATGGAATCTGAGTGCGCCAACAGAATATGTATTGTCGACTAAGGGCATTATGTTAGCAGTAGCAGAACAGCTGGATATGGATGCACTAGAAATTGATCCACATGTAGATTTAAGACAATACGGATTAGATTCAGTCGCTGTGGTGAGTCTGGTTGGTGTATGGCGTGCTAACGGTGCCAATGTGCGTTATGAAGATGTTTATGAACATCCTTCATTAGAGGAGCTGGTTAGCTTTGTTCTGCAATCAGCACACAGATAATCATTAATTGGGCAATTTTCTCAATATAATTGGAAATTTCATCGGCAATTACAGAAAACGACATTGTAATTCTGTGCCAAGCTTTTTATCATTGCCGCCTTGTTTTTCGCGATCAGCCAGGGATTGAACCTTGAGTAATTTTCTAACCGAACATCTGATACATCGTGATGACGATTTTATGGTCATTCATAAACCAGCAGGTTTACTCACGGTTCCCGGTAAAACAGAAGATTTGCAAGATTGCCTCATTCACAGATTAGTAGAATTAGAACCTAAAACACTGCTCATTCATCGTCTCGATCGGGACACTTCTGGCATTCTGGTATTTGGCCTGAGCCGTGAAGGACAAAAATCTATTTCGCGCCAGTTTCAGGAACGCCAAACCGATAAAACCTATCAAGCCATTGTGGCCGGCACATTAGAAGGAGAGGGTACTGTCGATGTGCCAGTGATCTATGATCCAAGCCATCCGCCACTACATATTGCTGAACCAAACCATAATAAGCCAGCATTGACCCATTGGCAGGCTATCGAGCATTTTGAAATTCAGGGACAGCCGGTTACTCGTGTCAAACTCACACCAATAACCGGCCGTTCACACCAGCTCCGTGTACATATGCAGTATCTCGGTCATCCAATTATTGGTGATACCTTATATGCTACAGCGCAACAGCAACAGCTGATGCCGCGCCTGTGCCTGCATGCAGAGCAGCTCAGTTTTGTGCATCCTAAAAATGCAGAGAAAGTCGAGTTTCATTGCCCGGCGCCATTCTAGAAAATACTTGTTTAATCGTCGTTATTCATGCCCACTTTTGGTGGGCTTTATGTCAAAATATATTGCTTAAAGGTGTGAAATTTTGCTCAAATGATAAGTTATTTTTGAGCATAATCTTTGCAGTCTTGTACTTAAGATAAAGGTGGAAAAATTGCAGCAGTTTGCTATTGGTCAACGTTGGTTATCAGATACTGAAACAGAACTCGGTCTGGGGGTTCTCATTGATGTTGATGAGCGATCGGTCAGCATTTTATTCCCGAAAAGTGATGAAACCCGTGTCTATGCACGTAGCAATGCCCCTTTGTCTCGCATCATTTTTAATATAAATGATGAACTGCAAGACCAGGAAGGCAATACCTGGACGGTTGAATCTTTTGAAGATCGCAACGGCGTGGTGCGTTATCAGGTGGTACGTACTTTAAGTGATGGTACAGAAGAGCGTAAAGCCCTGAATGAAACCCGTGTCGGTGCAACCATTCAGTTGTCTAAGCCATTAGACCGTTTGCTGGCTAGCCAGATTGATTATAAAGAATGGTATGACTTGCGTATTGAAGCTATGCTCATGCAAGCCAATATGCAAAGCAGCCCGCTACGTGGTCTGGTCGGTTCACGTGTTGGTCTGATTCCGCATCAGTTGTATATCGCACACGAAGTCGGTAAACGTTTTGCACCGCGTGTATTGCTTGCCGATGAAGTGGGTTTGGGTAAAACCATTGAAGCTGGCTTGATTATTCACCAACAGCTGAAAACTGGCCGTTCTGAACGTATTCTGATTCTGGTGCCAGATTCACTACAATATCAGTGGATGATTGAAATGCGCCGTCGTTTCAATCTGGAATTTTCACTGTTTGATCTGACCCGTACTGCATCAATCAAAGAACACGATCCTGATCTGAACCCATTCCTGACTGAACAACGCATTATTGCTTCGGTTGACCTGATGATTGACCACGAAGACCTGCGTGAGCAGGCACTTGAAGCTGGTTTCGATCTGCTGGTTGTCGATGAAGCGCATCATCTGATGTGGAGTGAAGAAGAGGGTGGTAACGACCGTTACGATCTGGTTGAAGAACTATCTGAAAAAACACCGGGCGTATTACTGTTAACTGCAACACCTGAACAGCTGGGTGTGGAATCGCACTTTGCGCGTTTACGTTTACTGGATCCACAACGTTTCAGTTCATTAGACCGTTTCCTGGATGAAGAAGCACAATATCAGCAGACTGCAAAAATTGCAGAAGTGCTGATGTCGGATATGCCACTTGAAGAAGGGCATCTGGCAGCACTTGAAGGCCTGCTGGGTCATCGTATTGAAGATACTCCTGAGCAGCGTTTCCGTGCGATTCATGAATTGTTAGACCGTCATGGTACTGGCCGTATTCTGTTCCGTAATACCCGTGAAGCCATTCAGGGCTTCCCGGGACGTGACTGCCAGCCAGCACCATTGCCAGCACCTGAAAACTGGTCAATGGATGGTAAATTGCGTGAGCAAATGTGGCCAGAAGAAATGCAGCTTGATGGCTCGTGGATGGAAACTGATCCACGTGTGATGTGGCTGATGGAAAAACTGCGTACTGAGTTAAAACACAAAAAAGTGTTATTGATTGCGCGTAGTGGTCCAGTGGTTGAAGCGCTTGAAAATGCACTGCGTCTACATGCAGGCATTCGTACTGCGATGTTCCATGAAGGCATGAGCTTACTTGAACGTGACCAAGCAGCTGCATATTTTGCTGAAGATTCGTATGGCGCGCAGATTTTGTTGTGTTCTGAAATTGGTTCTGAAGGTCGTAACTTCCAGTTTGCATCAGACCTCGTGTTATTCGACTTGCCGGCAAACCCAGATGTACTCGAGCAACG is a window of Acinetobacter sp. ASP199 DNA encoding:
- a CDS encoding DUF3144 domain-containing protein, with amino-acid sequence MVQKIEATDVTEEEALNAAFFERADEFIKQANEFSRVEKGSQESPSEKRGQVSASMLFATARFNTWVAANNFKDGNEMRDAKDQVMSYVLQQFQMMLEDNYDEYCEQFENYLRFRHNEEFHANKHKHDHDHDH
- a CDS encoding CYTH and CHAD domain-containing protein; its protein translation is MAEIELKFQVPSHMHAQLQQDFASLTLVRNNLWARYFDTADLQLREHAIALRQRLENEIWLQTLKAPGKQPFERLEVEFELGKEQPEQCELKHYKSYPEVSELLKEALGSLKTPLILQFETEVQRSIHVENYKNSVIEIAFDQGEIRHGTEFIAIYELEFELKQGQLSELIEFVQPWIQRYDLWLDSRSKSDRGYALIEGSSITPAQHQMPLELSKNDSLHGMLQKIIRNTLQHLLPNATALSTEHYDSEHIHQARVAIRRLRSALRFFNVDELEIPLIWVEQLTEIFQQLGAARDRDALAESLLPQLEAAGSPVLTLPPATEENIQVEQVFREPETNYLILDLLRYSEAEPKQISTDIRVLYKRLSKLHQQICADAEQFCELAIEDQHRTRKRVKRLRYNTEFLHNLFPAKQVKNYIKALKPLQESLGQFNDLHVAESLYQPYAKRKPKAWFVLGWLYAEQQRLQKEIQVELQQFAQVQPFWKK
- a CDS encoding CYTH domain-containing protein, with product MVEVELKFQIPAARRNALLKALDPKKSEQIQLQAKYYDTEDRLLSRNGVALRQRLEGTRWVQTLKAAGKSHIERFEHNHDLGELERTPELDLDIYAAAPEAQKILNHALGDQVNQLKLQFETDIARTLRVIEYEGTEIEVALDVGAIRTLEAEQEVHEVEFELKSGSVEQLLAFSFEWVKKYQLWLDVRSKAEIGNLLATQQKVSPAVQAKEFQLSKKDSAAKALCSLIAQQMQHLLPNIAAISAQVAKQEHIDQAQQALEHLYLSVLLFKNWHSGISDKWAHQLEAFKKQFEHLQHLQHMQSTLAAFLQNPTTAENLNKDILYAKEKLGNLVKSTQNVHHYLELLIFSLTEDIKNTQDLRTVAQATLQQQYKALQEQMNQTEIHDFEQLDLLAVRIQELKFSFPILTSIYDVKNLQKYSKALNDAQLAAAEYQILASSAVYIQQTELEASDWFVLGWLTAKQEVYAQKLLEATEQFLVSRKFLK
- a CDS encoding DUF962 domain-containing protein, which gives rise to MNAQVEPKANLTLAVSQPMPIRDYHEFYRFYLTEHRNMMSRRLHVAGSSIGLCFFGKAIIQRKPKYFLYGLASGYACAWIGHFIFEKNKPASFKQPLYSFISDWRMFADVLRGNISLISRDKDKIPS
- the thiE gene encoding thiamine phosphate synthase gives rise to the protein MRGLYLITNDDPIELLLAKLEGAMATYEVAVLQYRRKKVAKENQAYEIEYMKQMCEQYKVPFVINDDLETAVKYGVGVHLGQGDGSIQEAVERLPKNVLIGRSCNNSLELAEQAIADGANYVAFGAIYATDTKPEAGNIGLDTLKQAKAQLNVPICAIGGLTVENSKEVIEAGADLCAVISDVLGRSMSTVGQRVYDWSELFAEQV
- the hemL gene encoding glutamate-1-semialdehyde 2,1-aminomutase, whose amino-acid sequence is MSLSPKQEQLFKQANKHIPGGVNSPVRAFNGVGGTPVFIEKAQGAYLYDVDGKRYVDYVGSWGPMILGHAHPAIIKAVQDAAVDGLSFGAPTVHETTLADIICDIMPSIELVRMTNSGTEATMTAIRLARGYTGRDKIVKFEGCYHGHSDSLLVKAGSGLLTKGEGEATSAGVPADFAKHTLTLPYNDIATLKECFAKFGSEIAGVIVEPVAGNMNLVKPIDGFLQAIRDVCDEHGSVFIIDEVMTGFRVGLGGAQAHYGVTPDLTTLGKIIGAGLPVGAFGGKREVMECIAPLGKVYQAGTLSGNPLAMRAGIEMFKHLRQEGFYEKLTAQLEKLLVGLQAAADEAGIPFKTQQVGGMFGLYFTNQEDITSFDSMLKCDVEAFKKFFHGMLSRGVNLAPSAFEAGFISAAHSDEDIEFTIQAAKETFAEMKA
- a CDS encoding heme-binding protein, producing the protein MQTKHYLTLSDAEFLLNEAHQYAIQNNFNVSIAVVDETGNLLAMKRMDGASPMTANLCLEKAKCSAISRRPSKLFEDIIKGGQMGFLTMDTFSGMLEGGEPIMYEGQLVGAMGVSGVRSLQDAEVAQKAIETFLAQVNGSV
- a CDS encoding phosphopantetheine-binding protein, encoding MLYPMPKKIQFAPSQAKWQLSSTQSVLVLVGLQNLRMMAGIQDSDLMTHLIQISNKAKALDIPIVDLYGDDLIQGMQQLGEYASTHPQLIFAGQITPMLKQILPHLQSVTEQICVIDDAILLSNQEQHIQWIDNISAQGLHHMNSYSLTRLWNLSAPTEYVLSTKGIMLAVAEQLDMDALEIDPHVDLRQYGLDSVAVVSLVGVWRANGANVRYEDVYEHPSLEELVSFVLQSAHR
- a CDS encoding RluA family pseudouridine synthase gives rise to the protein MSNFLTEHLIHRDDDFMVIHKPAGLLTVPGKTEDLQDCLIHRLVELEPKTLLIHRLDRDTSGILVFGLSREGQKSISRQFQERQTDKTYQAIVAGTLEGEGTVDVPVIYDPSHPPLHIAEPNHNKPALTHWQAIEHFEIQGQPVTRVKLTPITGRSHQLRVHMQYLGHPIIGDTLYATAQQQQLMPRLCLHAEQLSFVHPKNAEKVEFHCPAPF